A region from the Manihot esculenta cultivar AM560-2 chromosome 13, M.esculenta_v8, whole genome shotgun sequence genome encodes:
- the LOC110630542 gene encoding polygalacturonase At1g48100 has protein sequence MRRNKSISLLLFIFVTITAFTMFSIIVEARKQHSKKTKPNKHRKDSPTIPGPAPAPLPQRGSCPSQSSIFNILSFGAKGDGGSDDSKALLSAWKAACEVPGATVEIPAEFKFLIKPITLQGPCMPHLVLQIDGTLLAPPEVGSWPKSSLFQWLNFKWVHNFTIQGSGTVNGQGFDWWTPFNVFFIQKTSKHIPDMKPTALRFYASYNVTVQDIEIVNSPQCHLKFDNSKGIKVNNITISSPEDSPNTDGIHLQNTQDVEIQHSNIGSGDDCISIQTGCSNIHVHHINCGPGHGISVGGLGKEKSVACVSNVIVENVWLQNTLAGSRIKTWQGGIGLVKNITFSNIQVSNVKYPIIIDQFYCDKHICKNQTEAVAISGVRYDQIIGSYTTQPIYLACSSTVPCMDVDLINIQLKPSPEYRSFKQALCWNSYGKSQAPLVPSSIDYCLRRDGRSVKRTSRSSHEHMC, from the exons ATGAGGAGAAACAAGAGTATATCTCTTCTACTTTTCATATTCGTTACAATTACTGCCTTCACTATGTTTTCAATCATTGTTGAGGCAAGAAAGCAACACAGCAAGAAGACCAAACCCAATAAACATCGAAAAGATTCACCCACTATTCCAGGTCCGGCACCGGCCCCTCTTCCTCAACGTGGTTCCTGTCCTAGCCAATCCAGCATTTTCAATATTTTGTCATTTGGAGCCAAGGGTGACGGAGGTTCCGATGATTCTAAG GCCCTTCTCTCTGCATGGAAAGCAGCCTGTGAAGTCCCTGGAGCTACAGTGGAAATCCCAGCAGAATTCAAGTTCCTTATCAAGCCCATAACTCTTCAGGGTCCATGCATGCCTCACCTTGTCCTTCAG ATTGATGGGACTCTGTTGGCTCCTCCAGAAGTGGGTTCATGGCCTAAATCTAGCCTGTTTCAATGGCTTAACTTTAAGTGGGTGCATAACTTCACCATTCAAGGTAGTGGCACTGTCAATGGTCAAGGCTTTGATTGGTGGACTCCCTTTAATGTCTTTTTTATTCAG AAGACATCCAAGCACATTCCTGATATGAAACCAACC GCTTTGAGATTTTATGCCAGCTATAATGTCACAGTGCAAGACATTGAAATTGTAAATAGCCCACAATGCCATTTGAAATTTGACAATTCAAAGGGGATCAAGGTTAACAATATCACCATTTCTTCACCTGAGGATAGCCCAAATACTGATGGAATTCACCTGCAGAACACACAAGATGTAGAAATTCAGCATTCTAACATTGGATCCG GAGATGACTGTATCTCCATACAAACTGGTTGCTCCAATATCCATGTTCATCATATTAACTGTGGACCAGGACATGGCATAAG TGTAGGAGGACTTGGGAAGGAGAAGAGTGTTGCATGCGTCTCCAACGTCATTGTGGAGAATGTCTGGCTGCAAAATACTTTAGCTGGATCTAGAATAAAGACATGGCAG GGAGGGATTGGATTGgttaaaaacataacattttcCAACATCCAAGTATCAAACGTAAAATATCCAATAATAATAGATCAATTCTACTGTGACAAGCACATCTGCAAGAATCAAACAGAAGCTGTGGCAATTTCTGGGGTTAGATATGATCAAATAATTGGGAGTTACACAACGCAACCTATTTATTTAGCTTGCAGCAGTACAGTGCCATGCATGGATGTTGATCTAATCAATATTCAGCTGAAACCCTCGCCAGAATACAGAAGTTTCAAGCAGGCTTTGTGTTGGAACTCTTATGGGAAATCGCAGGCACCTCTTGTTCCTTCAAGTATAGATTACTGCTTGAGAAGAGATGGTCGCTCTGTTAAGAGAACATCGAGGTCTTCACACGAGCATATGTGCTAG